In Mucilaginibacter celer, one DNA window encodes the following:
- a CDS encoding DNA topoisomerase IV subunit B → MAEPVNYSEDSIRSLDWKEHIRLRPGMYIGKLGDGSAYDDGVYVLLKEIVDNSIDEFVMGSGRSIDINMSDHKVSVRDYGRGIPLGKVIDCVSKINTGGKYDSKAFQKSVGLNGVGTKAVNALSTAFIVQSYRDGRTKIAEFAKGELIRDEAEKDTTQRNGTAINFTPDDTIFRHYRFIPEFVENMIWNYVFLNAGLTINFNNQKYFSERGLYDLLTRNTDAETLRYPIIHLKGEDIEIAMTHGQQYGEEYYSFVNGQNTTQGGTHQAAFREAVVKTVREFYKKEYDAADIRASIVAAIAVKVQEPVFESQTKTKLGSLNVGPEGPSVRGFVNDFVKKELDNYLHKNPATADALLKRILQSERERKDIAGIKKLANERAKKASLHNRKLRDCKLHFEDTHERKQDTTLFITEGDSASGSITKSRDVMTQAVFSLKGKPLNCFGLTKKVVYENEEFNLLQHALNIEDGLDGLRYNNIVIATDADVDGMHIRLLLMTFFLQFFPDLVKAGHVSILQTPLFRVRNKKETIYCYSDEERRNAIAKLGNKPEITRFKGLGEISPEEFGLFIGKDMRLDPVILRDANVKNLLEYFMGKNTPTRQMHIVNNLRVEKDDESINPTIKEAEVAEVAEELPVAV, encoded by the coding sequence ATGGCAGAACCAGTTAATTATAGTGAAGATAGTATCCGCTCGCTCGATTGGAAGGAGCACATCCGTTTACGCCCCGGTATGTATATCGGTAAGCTGGGTGACGGCTCTGCTTACGACGATGGGGTGTATGTATTGCTGAAAGAAATTGTTGATAACTCGATAGATGAGTTTGTGATGGGCTCGGGCCGCAGTATCGATATCAATATGAGCGATCATAAAGTTTCGGTGCGCGATTATGGTCGTGGCATCCCGTTGGGTAAAGTAATTGATTGCGTATCTAAAATAAATACCGGTGGTAAATACGATAGCAAGGCTTTCCAAAAATCGGTAGGTTTAAATGGTGTGGGTACCAAGGCGGTTAACGCCCTGTCAACCGCGTTTATTGTACAATCATATCGCGACGGCCGCACCAAAATTGCAGAGTTTGCCAAAGGCGAATTGATTCGTGACGAGGCAGAAAAAGATACCACCCAGCGCAATGGCACTGCCATTAACTTTACGCCGGATGATACTATTTTCAGGCATTACCGCTTTATTCCCGAGTTTGTAGAGAACATGATCTGGAACTATGTGTTCCTGAATGCGGGGCTTACCATTAACTTCAATAACCAGAAATATTTTTCGGAGCGCGGGCTTTATGACCTGCTTACCCGTAATACAGATGCCGAAACACTCCGCTACCCAATTATCCACCTTAAAGGCGAAGATATTGAGATAGCCATGACCCACGGCCAGCAATACGGCGAAGAATATTATTCATTCGTAAACGGACAGAATACTACCCAGGGTGGTACCCACCAGGCGGCTTTCCGCGAGGCTGTGGTAAAAACCGTGCGCGAGTTTTATAAAAAGGAGTATGACGCTGCTGATATCAGGGCATCGATAGTTGCTGCCATTGCCGTTAAAGTGCAGGAACCGGTATTCGAATCGCAAACCAAAACCAAGCTGGGCTCGCTGAATGTTGGTCCGGAAGGCCCCTCGGTGCGTGGTTTTGTGAACGATTTTGTTAAAAAAGAACTGGATAATTACCTGCATAAAAATCCGGCAACTGCCGATGCTTTGCTGAAACGCATTCTGCAATCGGAGCGTGAGCGTAAGGATATTGCCGGCATTAAAAAACTGGCCAATGAGCGCGCCAAAAAAGCATCATTACATAACCGTAAACTGCGCGATTGCAAGCTGCATTTTGAAGATACACACGAGCGTAAACAGGATACTACCTTATTCATCACCGAGGGTGATTCGGCCAGCGGTTCGATCACCAAATCGCGCGATGTGATGACTCAGGCCGTGTTCAGCTTAAAAGGTAAGCCGCTAAACTGCTTTGGCCTTACCAAAAAAGTGGTTTATGAAAACGAAGAATTTAACCTGCTGCAGCATGCTCTTAATATTGAAGATGGTTTGGATGGCCTGCGTTACAACAACATTGTAATAGCAACCGATGCCGATGTCGACGGTATGCACATCCGGCTGCTGCTCATGACCTTCTTTTTGCAGTTTTTTCCCGACCTGGTAAAAGCCGGTCACGTATCCATCCTGCAAACACCATTGTTCCGCGTACGCAATAAAAAAGAAACTATTTATTGCTACAGCGACGAAGAACGCCGTAACGCGATAGCTAAATTGGGTAACAAACCCGAAATAACCCGCTTTAAAGGTTTGGGCGAGATCTCGCCCGAAGAGTTTGGCCTGTTTATAGGTAAAGATATGCGCCTCGACCCGGTTATTTTGCGTGATGCCAACGTGAAAAACCTGCTGGAATATTTTATGGGCAAAAACACCCCAACCCGCCAGATGCATATTGTAAATAACCTGAGGGTTGAAAAGGATGATGAAAGCATTAATCCTACTATTAAAGAAGCAGAGGTAGCCGAAGTAGCTGAGGAGTTGCCGGTGGCTGTATAA
- a CDS encoding DNA gyrase/topoisomerase IV subunit A: MSDDLNQNDTPAPNEEKLHAVTSLDGLYENWFLDYASYVILDRAVPHINDGLKPVQRRILHSLKEMDDGRFNKAANVIGNTMKYHPHGDASIGDAMVQIGQKNLLIDCQGNWGDPVTGDSAAAPRYIEARLSKFALDVVFNPDTTVWQASYDGRNKEPITLPVKFPLLLAQGAEGIAVGLATKILPHNFIELLDASIGVLKGERPNLMPDFPTGGMADASLYNEGQRGGKVRVRAKIIERDKKTLAITEIPFTTTTGSLIDSVISANDKGKIKIKKIEDNTAKDVEIIIHLAPGISPDVTIDALYAFTDCEVSISPNTCVIQDDKPRFMSVNDMLTESTFFTKDLLKQELEIRLNELMEKIFFSSLLKIFIQEGMYKNPGYENSGNFEVVIEVLNKLFEPFFPQFYRTILPEDYKKLIDKPMSSITRFDVKKADEQMKALENEIKQVKHHLKHLTDYAIAWFEKLKEKYGKGRERKTELRTFDKVEAAQVALANIKLYVNRADGFVGSGLKKDESVEFVGDCSDIDEIIVFRGDGRCVITKVQDKVFVGKDIIHVAVFKKNDERTVYNMIYKDGESGISYIKRFSVVGVTRDKEYDLTKGTKGSKVLYFTANSNGEAEVVNVQLKPHSKLKKLQFDEDFAAIAIKGRSSMGNIITKYPVKKIILKSKGVSTLAGRKIWYDDILKRLNADNRGKYLGEFDGDDRILTVMSNGVYELTSFDLNNHFDDKMILIEKYDPQAVFSIIHIDGKSKNYLVKRFNFENIAIGKQVSLISEEAGSKMVILGHTAPVVSMTHLKGKDQTPETLELNLAEIIDVKGMKAMGNRLSQNPIKSVELISDEVAETEAGGDETSDEPNEEGSSFGPESKSVESPDQSQESQTKKSVESTNQPEESVKSPTKKIDFEITNPGDIDLEDNGQLDLF, encoded by the coding sequence ATGAGTGACGATTTGAATCAAAACGATACGCCTGCCCCTAATGAAGAAAAATTACACGCTGTTACCTCGCTCGACGGCTTATACGAAAACTGGTTTTTGGATTATGCCTCGTATGTAATTCTTGACAGGGCTGTTCCTCACATTAACGATGGTTTAAAACCCGTACAACGCCGTATCCTGCATTCGCTTAAGGAAATGGACGACGGGCGTTTTAACAAAGCAGCCAACGTTATCGGTAATACCATGAAATACCATCCCCACGGCGATGCCTCTATAGGCGATGCCATGGTACAGATAGGCCAGAAAAACCTGTTGATTGACTGCCAGGGCAACTGGGGCGACCCGGTAACCGGCGACTCGGCGGCGGCCCCGCGTTATATCGAGGCGCGCTTATCAAAATTTGCACTGGATGTTGTTTTTAACCCCGATACTACCGTTTGGCAGGCCAGTTATGATGGCCGTAACAAAGAGCCTATTACCCTGCCGGTAAAATTTCCCTTGCTGCTGGCACAGGGTGCCGAGGGTATTGCCGTAGGTTTGGCTACCAAAATTTTGCCGCACAACTTTATCGAACTACTTGATGCATCAATAGGTGTATTGAAAGGCGAAAGGCCCAACCTGATGCCCGATTTCCCTACCGGTGGTATGGCCGATGCTTCTTTATATAATGAAGGCCAGCGCGGCGGCAAAGTGCGGGTAAGGGCTAAAATTATTGAGCGCGATAAAAAAACACTGGCCATTACCGAAATTCCTTTTACTACCACTACCGGTAGCTTAATAGATAGCGTAATCTCTGCCAACGATAAAGGCAAGATCAAGATCAAGAAGATCGAAGATAATACGGCTAAAGATGTAGAGATCATTATCCACCTCGCGCCCGGTATTTCGCCCGATGTAACTATCGATGCGCTTTACGCTTTTACCGATTGCGAAGTTTCCATATCGCCCAATACCTGCGTAATTCAGGATGATAAGCCACGCTTTATGAGTGTGAACGATATGCTTACCGAAAGCACTTTCTTCACCAAAGATTTGCTGAAGCAGGAACTGGAGATCAGGCTGAACGAGTTAATGGAAAAGATTTTCTTTAGCTCGCTGTTAAAAATCTTCATACAGGAAGGTATGTATAAAAACCCTGGGTACGAAAACTCGGGCAATTTTGAAGTGGTGATAGAAGTGTTGAATAAATTGTTCGAACCTTTCTTCCCGCAATTTTACCGCACCATACTGCCTGAGGATTATAAAAAGCTGATCGATAAACCGATGAGCAGCATCACCCGTTTTGACGTTAAGAAAGCGGATGAGCAGATGAAGGCTTTGGAGAATGAGATAAAACAGGTAAAACATCACCTGAAACATCTTACCGATTATGCCATCGCCTGGTTTGAAAAACTGAAAGAAAAATATGGAAAAGGTCGCGAACGCAAAACCGAACTACGTACGTTTGATAAGGTTGAAGCTGCACAGGTAGCCTTAGCCAATATCAAACTATATGTTAACCGTGCCGACGGCTTTGTGGGCTCGGGCCTGAAAAAGGATGAATCGGTTGAGTTTGTAGGCGATTGCTCGGACATTGACGAGATCATTGTTTTCCGTGGAGATGGCCGCTGTGTCATCACCAAAGTGCAGGATAAAGTATTTGTGGGTAAAGATATTATCCACGTAGCGGTATTTAAAAAGAATGATGAGCGCACCGTTTACAACATGATTTATAAAGATGGCGAGAGCGGCATCAGCTATATCAAGCGTTTCTCGGTAGTGGGCGTTACCCGCGATAAGGAATACGACCTTACCAAGGGTACCAAAGGATCAAAAGTATTGTACTTTACCGCCAACTCCAACGGCGAAGCCGAGGTGGTGAATGTGCAGCTTAAACCGCACTCAAAACTCAAAAAACTACAGTTTGATGAGGACTTTGCAGCTATAGCTATAAAAGGCCGCAGTTCGATGGGTAATATCATTACCAAGTACCCGGTTAAAAAGATCATCCTGAAAAGCAAAGGTGTATCAACACTGGCAGGGCGCAAAATCTGGTATGATGATATTTTAAAACGCCTGAATGCCGATAACCGTGGCAAATATTTAGGAGAATTTGATGGCGACGACCGCATCCTTACTGTGATGAGCAACGGTGTTTACGAACTAACCAGTTTCGATCTTAACAATCACTTTGATGATAAGATGATCCTGATTGAAAAATATGACCCGCAGGCTGTATTTTCGATCATACACATCGACGGAAAATCGAAAAACTACCTGGTTAAGCGTTTCAATTTTGAAAACATTGCCATCGGTAAACAGGTAAGCCTCATCAGCGAGGAAGCAGGTTCGAAAATGGTAATACTTGGTCATACCGCGCCGGTGGTAAGTATGACACACCTGAAAGGCAAAGATCAAACGCCGGAAACATTGGAGCTGAACCTCGCGGAGATCATTGATGTAAAAGGGATGAAAGCGATGGGTAACCGCCTTTCGCAAAACCCGATAAAATCGGTTGAGCTGATCAGCGACGAGGTTGCTGAAACAGAAGCAGGAGGGGATGAAACATCGGATGAGCCAAATGAAGAAGGATCATCATTCGGCCCCGAATCAAAATCGGTGGAATCACCTGATCAATCGCAGGAATCCCAAACAAAAAAATCGGTGGAATCAACTAATCAGCCTGAAGAGTCGGTGAAATCCCCAACAAAAAAGATTGATTTCGAAATCACCAATCCCGGCGATATCGACCTTGAAGATAACGGACAGTTAGACCTCTTTTAA
- a CDS encoding glycoside hydrolase family 35 protein: MKKIITAFLFFVAASVSVKAQSPDHTFALGESTFLLDGKPLQMISGEMHCYRIPQQYWRARMKMAKAMGLNTIGTYVFWNAHEPVQGQYDFTGNNNIAEFVKIAKEEGLWVIMRPSPYACAEWEFGGYPWWLLKDKDLKVRSKDPKFLAAYKNYIMALSKQLNPYLITHGGNILMVQIENEYGSYSNDKEYLDINRKIFREAGFDGVLFTCDGPSQMPAGYLPGYLPAVNGLDDPKEVKTLINKYHGGKGPYYIAEWYPGWFDSWGSPHSTTSAEDDAKKLDEVLSAGISINMYMFHGGTSRGFMNGANMSRKDPYSPQTSSYDYDAPLNEAGDPTPKFFKFREIIQKHLPAGVTLPPVPAANKTIVIPSIALTTSALLFNNLNKPVVSEKPLCFEDLDQGYGFVLYRTQLKDAADGLLKIKELRDYATVYLNGQRISILDRHLRQDSLQLSGAKKGDILDILLENNGRINYGPYLTDNRQGITDKVTLNGTELLDWKMYKFPFQNTAGFKYSAKVVTEAQPVLYKGTFTLTETGDTWLDLSNFGKGFVFLNGINIGKYWNIGPQQTLYIPAGWLKKGSNEIVVFDQLKNGHKTISALNHPILNVVVKN, translated from the coding sequence ATGAAAAAAATCATTACTGCCTTTTTATTTTTCGTTGCTGCCTCGGTATCGGTAAAAGCCCAGAGCCCGGACCATACCTTTGCACTTGGCGAGAGCACTTTTTTGTTAGATGGCAAACCACTGCAAATGATCAGCGGCGAAATGCATTGCTACCGCATCCCACAGCAATACTGGCGAGCCCGCATGAAAATGGCCAAAGCCATGGGCCTGAACACCATTGGCACCTACGTTTTCTGGAATGCGCACGAACCCGTACAAGGCCAGTATGATTTTACCGGCAACAACAACATTGCCGAATTTGTAAAAATTGCCAAAGAAGAAGGCCTCTGGGTTATTATGCGCCCCAGCCCCTACGCCTGCGCCGAATGGGAATTTGGCGGCTACCCATGGTGGCTGCTGAAAGATAAAGACCTGAAAGTACGCAGTAAAGACCCTAAGTTTTTAGCGGCCTACAAAAACTACATCATGGCGTTGAGTAAACAACTTAACCCCTACCTCATAACCCATGGCGGTAATATTTTGATGGTACAGATTGAGAACGAGTACGGATCGTACAGCAACGATAAAGAATACCTTGACATTAACCGTAAAATATTCCGTGAGGCTGGTTTTGATGGCGTTTTATTTACCTGCGATGGGCCGTCACAAATGCCTGCGGGTTACCTGCCGGGATATTTGCCGGCTGTAAATGGGCTGGATGATCCTAAAGAAGTAAAAACACTCATCAATAAATACCACGGCGGCAAAGGCCCATATTATATTGCCGAATGGTACCCGGGCTGGTTTGACAGCTGGGGTAGCCCGCATTCAACTACCAGTGCAGAAGATGATGCTAAAAAACTGGATGAGGTTTTATCGGCTGGGATCTCTATCAATATGTACATGTTTCATGGTGGTACTTCACGAGGGTTTATGAACGGCGCTAATATGAGCAGAAAAGACCCATATTCGCCGCAAACTTCAAGCTATGATTATGATGCTCCGCTTAACGAGGCCGGCGATCCTACCCCTAAGTTTTTTAAATTCCGCGAAATTATTCAAAAGCACCTCCCTGCCGGTGTTACACTGCCGCCTGTTCCTGCGGCTAATAAAACGATAGTCATACCATCAATTGCATTGACAACCAGTGCGTTATTATTCAACAACTTAAACAAACCGGTTGTAAGCGAAAAACCGCTTTGCTTTGAAGATCTGGACCAGGGCTATGGCTTTGTACTTTACCGCACCCAATTAAAAGATGCCGCTGATGGCCTGCTTAAAATAAAAGAGCTACGCGATTACGCTACCGTTTACTTAAACGGCCAGCGCATCAGTATTTTAGACAGGCACCTGCGCCAGGATTCGTTACAGTTAAGCGGCGCTAAAAAAGGTGATATACTGGATATTTTGCTGGAGAACAATGGCCGCATCAACTACGGCCCCTACTTAACCGATAACCGCCAGGGCATTACAGACAAAGTAACTTTAAACGGCACCGAGCTGTTGGATTGGAAAATGTATAAGTTCCCTTTTCAAAATACAGCCGGCTTTAAATACAGCGCGAAAGTGGTAACAGAGGCCCAGCCTGTATTGTATAAAGGTACATTTACCCTTACCGAAACCGGCGATACCTGGCTTGATCTGAGCAATTTTGGTAAAGGCTTTGTTTTTTTAAACGGAATTAATATTGGTAAATATTGGAACATCGGTCCGCAGCAAACATTGTATATCCCGGCTGGATGGTTAAAAAAGGGCTCGAATGAGATTGTGGTTTTTGATCAGTTGAAAAACGGGCATAAAACTATTTCGGCGCTAAATCACCCGATATTGAATGTGGTGGTAAAAAATTGA